From the genome of Grus americana isolate bGruAme1 chromosome 16, bGruAme1.mat, whole genome shotgun sequence:
CTAGGTATGGTCGCAAAGCATTAGCTTCTGGTACATGCCATcgtttgttcttgttttgttttgttttgttttttgttgggaATTGCTTATTCTTAAACCATATCatagctattttattttatttttctattttgctgCTAACCTGGTTAGCCCAATTAAAGGGCATTTAATGTTTTACATAACAAtccaaaacaggaaaatgctCAGGCAGTATTACCCAACTGGTTatatcagttttcttttttttttttttcctttggactgTATGAGGTAAGAGGATAAAATCTTTGTCTAAAGATTTGTGCAACACTTTCTTAGAGTCTATATTATACTTTTACGGaatagttaagaaaaaaaggaattaatcatttgcttttttgatAGTTCAATGCCTTGCATTTGTGAGGTATATGGAATTCTTAGAGCTGCCAAAGCAGCCTCTCAGCAGGGCTCTTATCCTGAAAGCAGCAACTGTAACACAGACATACGTTGCAGAATCCCAATTAATGAAACGAGGCCAAGCAAGGGCACATTTGTCTGTAAGGCAAATGGCTGATTTTGCAAGACCAAGTGGTCACGTATACTTGTGTGTTGGGACGACTTTGTGGTAATACTAAAAAGCAGGTATATGATGCTGCAAGGGTTACAGGAGTGAAAAGATGAACTCGGAAAATGTTTCTGAGGTGTTAAAACGTAACATGTTTGGGGTACAGATGGCCTAAAAGTAGTGAGagataaatgtgtatttaacGATTAACAGTAGGACTTCAGTCATGTATTTGCTAAGAATATCTCAAAATGACTGTCAAGAAGTAAATGTACTTTCTTCTAGGCACTTTCAACAATTACCAACTAAGGTTACTTCTTAGTTTTACTTGAAATCCAGGCAATTGTAATAGGTTGAGTCAGGTTTTTGTTATACTTATGAGTGGGCATATTTATATAAACTCTGAgtaatatttttagatttaGACACAATTTCTAATGTTTATAAAATTTGTCATATGTGTCTGAAAATGATATTGTCACTGTAGTGATAAGAAAAATAACCTGATAAGTGTTTCCTTTTGATTTAAACAGCAAGACGTTTAGAAACAAACTAGATTTGGATTGTTTCAATTTCAGTAATCCTAGATAAAATAAGATTCATTGGGAATGATATAtcaaaaaatgtctttctagTGGAATTTTACATCCACCAAtgctcttctttttatttcattggtTATGTATTATTTATCGCAAATAGGAATAATCTTTGGGTTTTATTAATAAACTAGCCAGAGTCCTGTATGCTCCCCAGgaatttttctcattgctcatgaaagaagattaaaaagtaaatacttCAAACGTTCTAATGTTATAGCGCTGTGAACATGTATTCTACAACTGTTTCATACGGATGACGttagctttttatttgtattttctgtgtgtctgtcttAGGTCGAATTATTGTTCACCTGCTAtgtttccaattatttttcatttttttgtatgttttaacTTATGGTGGAAACTCCTCCAGTCTGTCTTGAAGTGTTTCTCTTGTATTTCTAGAGTCAGGTCAGTGTACTTTGGCaaatgcagtaatttttaatttgctgagTTCAGAAACGTGATCTTTTACAGTAGCAATTGGGCTTGCATTTTTCTGGTGTGCAGTTTCTCCCACTAGATTTATAGATacagtttttaaagtatttgagtaaaatttctttcttattgcCTGTTAGTGAGATTTATATGCAGTATTTATACACAGTACATAAATCTTACCAGTTTCCTGCACTTACGGACCTCCTGTGCTCTGAAGTTGTCATGAAACTGTCAGGTCCCAGTGTGCTGTCTGCTTCTCAGAGGTCCAGTTTCACCAGCGCTTTCAGCCATGCTTATTCTTTACACAACTCAGTGGGATTTGTGTTGGATCCCTAAACATGTATCTTCACTTCCATGTCTTCTTCACGCTTCAccagactttttttatttaggaAGACTACTTGAAAATGGGTTCTTTGTTTCTTCACCATTGATCTGTTGCCACTCTTGATTCTTGGATGTAGTAAATGTCAGTGATTCAGTCATTTTCAGAACAACCTGTTGGGATATCATAGGGGTCAtgatttaaaggaaataaacagctaATATAGATGGCTTTTAAGTAACAAAGATActgttttcctgtaaatatctagagagcaaagcagcaagaaagaaaaaagagaaaatctttgAATGCTTGCAGTTAGATCACAGCTGATTTTTATATCCTTTCACATGCTTTGTTTGCTATTTATCATGTGTGTAGGGTTGATTTGGAGACCTGATGTAAAGGATAAGGGTTTAGCAAACCTGGACTGGCACCTCTAAATTCTGTTTACTTAACCCCAAAAGTCAAGTTATGTCGCAGTGTACTCGCAGTACACTTCTGAACTCTAAATCAAAACGtaattggtttgggtttttgtttggttggttttgttttgtttttttttgttttgtttgtggcttgcttgtggtttgggtttttttgttttttgtttttctctcaaaagttttgtttcagtttaagTAGTTCAAGTGACATTTCAACAATTTTGAGCTTGTTCTACATGGGGCAAGTTGAATTTGCAGTTGAACTTCTACTTTAGGATTCACAGACTATGCTCACAAGCAACATGATATATGATTATCAAATGTAAGTTTAGTCATTGGGTGCTGTTTCATGCTTGCTTCTTTCTATATGTGCAGTGTGATTTGCAGGTGAACAGACCCCAACAGCCCTTGTTATAGACTTAGGTATGTTAAACAGTATTCTACAGACAAGAGCAAGTTTTTGAGAAGGCTTTTCAGAATAAGgtttattatatttattgttGTGGTTTGATATATTTTTGAGGTTTTAAATTGGTTATATCCTAATGGGTCATCAGGCCCATTCAGCCTCTGGAGAAATAATTGTACAGACTAAGGAATGAACTTCTAGGAGAGTAGATTCAGTGCCTGTTGCGTTATAtaattttgatcttttttctgtctcagcCATGTTTATGCCATTACATTACTGATGTTCCTATGAATTTCTATACCATCCTTCTTCAtaatttaatgatttatttattcttcataGTTACTGAAAGCTAAGGGTTTTTTAAGTAGACGTTTGTGAAGATAtagattttatctttttgatGAATCTCCAGATTTCTGGTGTTAAATATATGGAATgtaattggggaaaaaaggaccTTTTTGTCCATTTGTCCACATTGGGTTTAGGGACACAGAAGTTCATTTATTTGCCTCTTCTACATGTTTTCCTTGTGTTATATGCCAAGATATAAGAACCAGACATTTCTTGTGCCCATTCTGTAAAACAATGCTAgtattttttacaatttttacaATGAACTCCCTAGTCTTAAGGAGGTTTTCTTGATGTTGATAGTACTTCCCAGGAAATATATAGGTTCAAGTTGGTAAGTTTTCAAGCATAAAACTACTGAGCAAGATAGGCTGAAGATTCTGGTAGTAAGGATGTGTGAAAAATCCAAGCGTCTTTAGCATATAGTTTGTGGGCTGGCAGCATTTCCATCTGCCTTGAACTAACATGAATTTTTGCTGCTGAGTGTAAATGGAGTCATGGTGTGAAATGCTACGAGTCAGCAGTGCTGAAAGCAGTGCATGTTAAAGTACAGCATCTGTGAGTACAAAGCTGCCCTTCTGGGACGCTGTGCAAAATGATGTAACTGAGTGAAAAAGCcctgcaaaaatatatttcacttgCTGTAATTGAGTGTCTTCACTGCAATACCTTCACGAGGCTTGAGTATGATGCACTTGAATGTGCAGTGGGATTGTATTGTATGAAAAGAGCTGTTGACAATAACAGCTAGAGATActgaggttttattttgctgcccTGCACCTCTGCTTCAGCACTGCTACAAAGAGGTAACACTAAGGAAAGCCTTTAATGCTTGTGGGGTAAGTTTGCAAAGACATTAGCTTCTGAAAAATTCAGGTTGcccttttaaaatgcttaactGTTTGTACACTTGCAAAAAGTTCAGATAATCACCCATTTCTTTCTCACAACCTTATCTAAGTATTCATatctctgcagcagcaacatGATGTCACAGTTTCATGAAAAGCACAGTGGAATATTTTAAACGCTTTTGTTTTggtgaattaatttctttaactgCTGAAACTCTCTTAGTTCTTGGATTAAAAATCTCGTACTGGTACAAGTACCTGTTTCTAGAAATGTAAATGCCTTGTGCTGAGTCTCAATGTTTTAGATACTGTGGAATTTGCATATCAAGGAATTAGACTGTAGAGGTTGttgctactgaaataaaataaatggtggTCTTTGAGAAATATTATGTTAACACATGTAAAAGCatgtaagaaaaattaaagcacattaaagtaaaatttttagTACTTTTGCATTACTACTAGATTAGAAACATTTGATACTTTGAAAGTAGTAGAAATGTTTGAGTCATATCAACACACTGCTGTGATAGCAGCAATGTACTGTTGATGAGACAAATCAAGTACTAAGCCACCTTTGCTTGCCATTATTATCATTAATATTCCAAACGAATGAACATTGAACTTAAAACTATGCATTAAGCCAATCTGTCCAAACTGTGAATTGCTTCATGATTAAATCCTATTTCAGACTGCACTCGCAGTTATAACTTGCATTGAATTTTTGGAAGAGCATGTATGACTTGGTGAGCTCATTCTTCTCATGAATGCCATTTGCTATGAGAAAATAcgatggttttgttttggctgtGGATCTCAGTTGCCTATCAGTAACTTTAAAATACAGGTCACGTATCAGCCAGGTCATACTACAGGACTTTAAAGTAGCTTAGTTTCTAAAAAAAGATCCCTCTTGGCTATGTTAAACTAAAACCATCAACAGTAGGATTCAAGTGCTTCTTAGATAAATCACAACCAGTTTGGAACAGGACAAGAATGCAATGTTATAATGCCAAGAagttgtttagattttttttattttccttttctcactgcTAGGATTCCAACAAGAAAATTTTCTTGACCTTGTGTCTGGTTAGCTCTTGAGGATGGCAAGCAAAGGACCCACAACTTCTACATCAACAAAGAACTCCAGTACTGGAGGGACCAGTGGCAGCAGTAGCAGTAATGGTGCTGGGGACAACGCTAATCAGGACAACACTTTTGAATGTAACATCTGTTTAGACACTGCCAAGGATGCAGTTATCAGCTTGTGTGGACATCTCTTCTGGTAAGTACTCAAACCCCCCCCAGATAAACCAGAACACTGTATATCTTTCTGATCACATAAAAGCCCATGATTTTTATAATTGCAGATGTCAAAGTGTCTCACATAAAATGAGTAAAGACCATGGTTTTGGTTTAGGAGCAGTTTGGGTTTGCTCCTCAACTGTTCTTCTTTGCTTGTGTTCCAGGGAGTGGGTTTTTTGCCTCTTAAACTTCCTGTACTTCTGgattattttgtaaaagcaaacaaacaagcagccCCACATAGACAGTTCAATGTTCATTGATACTGCTTGATTATGTGTGTTTTTATTAGTGCTGTCTGGTCTAGCATAGATATCTTGTTCAGATCAAAATTCCTTTCTAACCTGTGCATACCTAAACCTCCATCAGAAACTAGGTTCTGGAGGCCAAATTGTAGTTTTCATACTTTCTACAagcttgctcttttttcctttgaaaccatgaaaaaaaaccaaacaagcttTTACACGTGGgctatttctcttttcccacAGTATTGTAGTTGTAATACTAACTGTTCAGTTCTTTGATCTGACTTGGGAATGCATCGcacaaataaaataagcatGCAGCATTTCTTATTTGGGTAACTTGGTCTAGAATATACTCTTTCTTGAATGTTAGGAAGTTATTAAGGATTGATATGGccaaatgttttgggtttttttttttgtttattttgcacaGTAGgctaaattattatttttaatcaaaagaagcctaaaagaacatttattttctgtgtaaatgtATGTAATATCTGAAGATCCAGGTTTTTATTCtaggaagaaatggaaaatcacTTGTTGATGGCATGTTAAGATAAAATTAGATCAAATTATTGCCCAAAAGGATTTGGAAGAATGgaaccttaaaaaaatgcatgtatcTTGTATGAACAGTGTTGTCAAGACCCCTTTGAAAGCAGATGGCTGCTTAGCAGTTTTATCTCATAGCTTGCTTGTATGTCTTTGACCTTTTTTAAGTTGCCATATTAATTTAATCTTTGGAGTAGTTCTGTATAATGGGAATTTCTCTGCCCTAAGCAACTGGGTCTCAATAGCTGGCCCTGCTTCGAGTGTCGGGTTGGACTAGAGGCCACCTGAGGTACTGTCCAGCTTGaactattccatgattctgtgagtGTGGATGATGTTTTAGCTAAATGTCCCTTCTATGACTTCTTTTAAGATCCTGAAGTCTCATTACTGACATCATCCTCATTTGCATCTTAGTTCAGGGATATCTTTTGATggtaacagaagagaaaatctgTACAGTAAACACTAAGATTAATTAAGCCTCTGTATGGGATATGGATGAGGACCCAGGAATCAAAGGTCATATGCAGACAATCACGTTAGCAACAGGTTGCATAACCTGAAAAGACCAGTGGAGATCGGTCTTGGGCTGtgctttcaaaaattattttaatgggaGGTTATGAAACTGGCCCAGCTGGATTCCAGGATTCTGTTGTCTGCAAGCTGTGCTATCTGTGGTATACTTTATACATTTGTCTCATCGAGTTGTCAGTAACTAATtctattttcccctctttttctgCTCTATGAACAAATTGTCCTGGGAATGCTCACAGTTGGCCTTGTTTACACCAGGTAAGACAGATTTCCTTTTACTTTGTCTTTCATCAGCTCCTGTTACTTAATACAGCCCTTGGTTCTCTGGAGTATCCCCCTCTTTTCAAATGCGCTTCTTTCTCTCCAGGGCAATCGCAACCTGTTAGCAACTTCACGCGCAACACCTTGCAATCTGCtctttcagcaaaaagaaaactaagatTGTGTTCCACCTGCCTCCCACTTTTGAGTTTCTTAAACACTAAGTATTCCCAGTTTTGGTAGGAGAATTACTGTAGGCAGTTCACAGGGATTTATTGTGCAGGCTTAAGTGCTGAATGTACTTCTCTTTGCATATGTAGTGTTTTACATTGTGGTACCATTATAGAAAAGATAGATGAAAGGAGAATATCTACATGAGCCCTTGGCCTATGCAGGACTTTGgtactgtttatttcttcatattttactCCAGTGCAGTGAATGCATACACATGAGTGAGTGCATCGTACCAGAACAATAGTCAAAATGCCAGCTCTACCTTGGAGCGTACTTGGcacttattaaaatgttttgctccATGGCATTCTGAGAAGTTGATAAAGtctctctgcctggctgcaaATGTGGTTTGCATGTTGTTGTTTTCACGTTTTTTTACTAGTTTTCTTAtaacttcctttcttttagtGGCTAGAGACCAGGCCAAACAGACAAGTATGTCCTGTTTGCAAAGCAGGAATCAGTCGAGATAAAGTTATTCCTCTGTATGGAAGAGGTAGCACTGGGCAACAGGACCCCAGGTAAGAAACCTAAATACAACTATTTTTGTGTGAAAACTAAATATGAAACTTTAGTGTAAGGTCTTAAGAGGAAATTGTCGAAGTGCTGGATTCACAATTTTAAATAGTTCATCAGAAGACAGATAGAACTGACATTTCTGCCAAATATTTCTGGCTTTTTCAGGGCCTGGGTTTGCACACCTTATTGCTTGTTTAAGTggcagtttattttaatttgaattggGTGTTGTTATCAGTTCAATTGGCAGGTTGCCATTAATGTTATCTGAGTGGAGAAGCTTGTAGAAAATGCTCATGTCCTCAGTTTCTAGCCTTTGCAATGGGGCTTTATTATTCAAAAGTGCAGTATCTTCATTCAGTGATGTGATGCTGAAGGTTCATAAGCTGGGTGGTCTACTCACTCACATGCtacttccagctctgctgcagcatggccCTATGAGAGCACGCTCTGTGTTTGTTCTGTCTTATTAGCCAGGCTATTGCAGATACTATTGCCATGTATCCTTGCTCTTGAGCTAATTTCACAACTTCCTGCAGAGAGAAAACTCCACCACGACCCCAAGGACAGAGACCTGAACCAGAGAACAGAGGGGTAAGTGAAAAAACAAGCTCGAGCAGATAAGTTGTTTTTATTGATGGTGTTATTTATTCATCCCAGAGGACAGTGTGTGTGCATGAGATGCTGTGTGAGGATCCTATAGCTTACACTTCTTGCTCATCCCCAGTAGGTTGTTCATGAATAATTGATAGCTGCGGTGTGGCTGAAAACTCCATTCCTATAGTACTTTTTAGAATCCCAAAGAATGGGCTAATTGAATCGTGCTTCATGAAGACAGCCCTGTGTGGCA
Proteins encoded in this window:
- the RNF185 gene encoding E3 ubiquitin-protein ligase RNF185 isoform X2, yielding MASKGPTTSTSTKNSSTGGTSGSSSSNGAGDNANQDNTFECNICLDTAKDAVISLCGHLFCWPCLHQWLETRPNRQVCPVCKAGISRDKVIPLYGRGSTGQQDPREKTPPRPQGQRPEPENRGGFQGFGFGDGGFQMSFGIGAFPFGIFATAFNINDGRPPPAVPGTPQYVDEQFLSRLFLFVALVIMFWLLIA
- the RNF185 gene encoding E3 ubiquitin-protein ligase RNF185 isoform X1, which codes for MASKGPTTSTSTKNSSTGGTSGSSSSNGAGDNANQDNTFECNICLDTAKDAVISLCGHLFCWPCLHQWLETRPNRQVCPVCKAGISRDKVIPLYGRGSTGQQDPREKTPPRPQGQRPEPENRGTTVPATLIRVPLGFQGFGFGDGGFQMSFGIGAFPFGIFATAFNINDGRPPPAVPGTPQYVDEQFLSRLFLFVALVIMFWLLIA